From the Flavobacterium galactosidilyticum genome, one window contains:
- a CDS encoding transketolase family protein — protein sequence MKKYTNTGSKDTRSGFGAGMTELGQKNENVVALCADLIGSLKFDDFKKNHPERFFQIGIAEANMIGIAAGLTIGGKIPFTGTFANFSTGRVYDQIRQSVAYSEKNVKICASHAGLTLGEDGATHQILEDIGLMKMLPGMTVINTCDYNQTKAATLALADHHGPAYLRFGRPVVPNFMPADEPFVIGKAILLNEGSDVTIVATGHLVWEALIAAEALEAKGISAEVINIHTIKPLDEEAIMKSLAKTKCIVTAEEHNILGGLGESISRVLALNEPAPQEFVAVNDSFGESGTPEQLMEKYKLNNQAIVEAVERVMKRK from the coding sequence CGTTCAGGTTTTGGAGCGGGAATGACTGAACTAGGTCAAAAAAATGAAAATGTTGTAGCACTTTGTGCCGATTTAATTGGATCATTAAAATTTGATGATTTCAAGAAAAATCATCCAGAGCGTTTTTTCCAAATCGGAATTGCTGAAGCAAACATGATTGGAATTGCAGCAGGTTTAACTATTGGTGGAAAAATTCCTTTTACAGGAACTTTTGCTAATTTCTCAACAGGAAGAGTGTATGACCAAATTCGTCAATCAGTAGCTTATTCTGAGAAAAATGTAAAGATTTGTGCATCACACGCAGGATTAACATTAGGAGAAGATGGCGCAACACACCAAATTCTTGAAGATATAGGATTAATGAAAATGTTGCCAGGAATGACTGTAATCAATACTTGTGATTACAACCAAACTAAAGCCGCTACACTTGCACTTGCAGATCACCATGGCCCAGCTTACTTGCGTTTTGGTCGTCCGGTTGTTCCTAACTTCATGCCAGCTGACGAACCTTTCGTAATTGGTAAAGCAATCCTTTTAAATGAGGGGTCTGATGTAACTATTGTTGCTACTGGACATCTTGTTTGGGAAGCTTTGATCGCTGCAGAAGCATTAGAAGCAAAAGGGATTTCGGCTGAAGTAATCAATATCCATACAATCAAACCTCTTGACGAAGAGGCGATTATGAAATCTTTGGCTAAAACTAAATGTATCGTTACTGCTGAAGAACACAATATTCTTGGTGGTCTTGGCGAAAGCATCTCTAGAGTATTAGCATTAAACGAGCCAGCTCCACAAGAGTTTGTAGCGGTTAATGATAGTTTTGGAGAATCAGGAACACCAGAACAATTAATGGAAAAATACAAATTAAACAATCAAGCAATTGTTGAAGCTGTAGAGAGAGTAATGAAAAGAAAATAA
- a CDS encoding FKBP-type peptidyl-prolyl cis-trans isomerase — translation MNKFKYYFILLITTVSLFSCSKDNGSAEITPPRDYATQYATDLNDIEEYLKNYYIEDVSPDVDTKITKIPAGGTQPSIWSYKDNTSFPKLLSRDVKLHDITYKLYYLVLREGVGESPTNTDDVLAAYKGEYLSRTKVAEVENLGATFFERSDNPQTFFSLPSTIVGWGESFPEFKTGTYSSNADGTVSYNNYGSGVLFIPSGLGYYNSGSASIPAYAPLVFSVKLYEIRRVDSDGDGIPNYLEDLDGDGYMRIMPTGVINPDDTDGDGIPNFLDTDDDGDGVSTKKEITDATGNIIPFASIPSCDGNTTDPARVKKHLDKSCQ, via the coding sequence ATGAACAAATTTAAGTATTATTTTATTCTATTAATTACAACCGTCTCTTTATTTTCATGTTCTAAGGATAATGGGTCAGCAGAAATAACTCCGCCCCGAGATTATGCAACGCAATATGCAACTGATTTAAATGACATTGAAGAATATTTAAAAAATTATTATATTGAAGATGTTTCACCTGATGTAGATACTAAGATAACTAAAATTCCTGCAGGAGGAACGCAGCCTTCTATTTGGTCTTATAAAGACAATACGTCATTTCCTAAACTACTAAGTCGTGACGTTAAGCTTCATGATATTACCTATAAATTGTATTATTTAGTATTAAGAGAAGGAGTTGGGGAATCACCAACGAACACTGACGATGTGTTGGCTGCATATAAAGGCGAATATTTATCACGAACTAAAGTTGCTGAAGTAGAAAACTTAGGAGCTACTTTTTTTGAGCGATCTGATAATCCACAAACATTTTTTAGTTTGCCTTCAACGATAGTTGGTTGGGGCGAAAGTTTCCCAGAATTTAAAACGGGTACCTATTCATCAAATGCTGATGGTACAGTTTCTTATAATAATTATGGATCTGGAGTTTTGTTCATTCCTTCAGGGCTTGGATACTATAATTCAGGAAGCGCTAGTATTCCAGCTTATGCGCCTTTAGTTTTTAGTGTAAAATTATATGAGATTAGGAGAGTAGACTCTGATGGTGACGGTATTCCTAACTACTTAGAAGATTTAGATGGTGATGGTTATATGCGAATTATGCCAACTGGTGTCATTAACCCAGATGATACAGATGGAGATGGTATTCCTAATTTTTTAGATACTGATGATGATGGAGATGGTGTAAGTACCAAGAAAGAAATTACAGATGCCACAGGAAACATAATTCCTTTTGCCTCTATTCCTTCTTGTGATGGGAACACAACTGATCCAGCCAGAGTTAAAAAGCATTTGGATAAAAGCTGCCAATAA
- a CDS encoding RNA-binding S4 domain-containing protein → MRIDKYLWCVRYYKTRNMVTEACKKNHVTVNSLVAKPSKEVFPTDKITFRKDQITQIITVLDIPENRVSAKLVDIYRRNDTPAEVYQHLELLKLSKEHYRKTGTGRPTKKDRRDIDEFGNEIITDEDE, encoded by the coding sequence ATGAGAATAGACAAATATTTATGGTGTGTGCGGTATTACAAAACCAGAAACATGGTTACCGAAGCCTGTAAAAAGAATCACGTAACAGTAAATAGCCTCGTTGCCAAACCTTCAAAAGAGGTTTTTCCTACCGATAAAATCACTTTTAGAAAAGATCAAATCACCCAAATCATTACGGTTTTAGACATTCCGGAAAATCGTGTTAGCGCAAAACTGGTAGACATATATAGAAGAAATGATACTCCAGCTGAAGTCTATCAACACTTAGAACTTTTGAAATTATCGAAAGAACATTATCGAAAAACGGGTACGGGACGACCGACAAAAAAAGACAGAAGAGACATAGATGAATTTGGAAATGAAATCATAACAGACGAAGATGAATAA